A portion of the Roseovarius sp. SCSIO 43702 genome contains these proteins:
- a CDS encoding stage II sporulation protein M has product MTAEARITPGDDAIRSTRFRKEREAGWKKLDALVTQAEKRGVQGMSYEDTLALASLYRQAMNSLSVARAISMDRALLAYLEALCARAYLVVYAPQESVTGVLGRLFTHGIPQAVRRCGTALFIGFLAMILGAFTGYMLYLQDPAWFFTFVPGELADGRTPSASTSYLRSTLFDDDRHSGESLGVFASFLFSHNTQVAILTFTLGIFVTLPSFILTYYNGLILGAFFAMFAQAGLGYELFGWLSIHGVTELSAICVACAGGAQLGLAVLLPGNRTRRAALRERGRDAVKLMVLAGLMLIVAAFVEGFLRQTVQSTELRLAIGWGLGLGWIAWLLLSGREETAR; this is encoded by the coding sequence ATGACCGCAGAGGCACGGATCACACCGGGCGACGACGCCATCCGCTCGACCCGCTTCCGCAAGGAGCGCGAGGCCGGCTGGAAGAAGCTCGACGCGCTCGTCACGCAGGCCGAGAAGCGCGGCGTGCAGGGCATGAGCTACGAGGACACGCTCGCCCTCGCCTCGCTCTACCGGCAGGCGATGAATTCGCTCAGCGTGGCGCGGGCCATCTCGATGGACCGCGCGCTGCTGGCCTATCTCGAGGCGCTCTGCGCGCGCGCCTACCTCGTGGTCTACGCCCCGCAGGAAAGCGTGACGGGCGTTCTGGGACGGCTCTTCACCCATGGCATCCCGCAGGCCGTGCGCCGCTGCGGCACCGCGCTTTTCATCGGGTTTCTCGCGATGATCCTCGGCGCCTTCACCGGCTACATGCTCTACCTGCAGGATCCCGCGTGGTTCTTCACCTTCGTGCCGGGCGAGCTCGCGGACGGCCGCACCCCCTCGGCCTCGACCAGCTACCTGCGCAGCACGCTGTTCGACGACGACCGGCATTCGGGCGAATCCCTGGGCGTCTTCGCCTCGTTCCTCTTCTCGCACAACACCCAGGTCGCGATCCTGACCTTCACGCTCGGCATCTTCGTCACGCTCCCGTCCTTCATCCTCACCTATTACAACGGCCTGATCCTCGGCGCCTTTTTCGCCATGTTCGCGCAGGCGGGCCTCGGCTACGAGCTTTTCGGCTGGCTCTCGATCCACGGCGTGACCGAGCTTTCGGCGATCTGCGTGGCCTGCGCGGGTGGCGCGCAACTGGGCCTCGCGGTGCTGCTGCCGGGCAACCGCACACGCCGGGCCGCGCTCCGCGAACGCGGGCGTGACGCGGTGAAGCTGATGGTGCTCGCGGGGCTCATGCTGATCGTCGCGGCCTTCGTCGAGGGGTTCCTCCGACAGACCGTGCAATCGACCGAGCTTCGCCTCGCCATCGGCTGGGGTCTCGGACTCGGCTGGATCGCCTGGCTGCTCCTCTCGGGACGCGAGGAGACCGCGCGATGA
- a CDS encoding FAD-binding oxidoreductase, whose amino-acid sequence MNAETPPRSIWLPDWSGAPYWHEDAPPEEATTASPPASVDVLIVGSGYTGLNAAIETAGGGRDTLVLDKDAPGFGCSTRNGGQIGHSIKPDLETLTRRHGAARADAIMGESRTALDWIEERIDTLGIDCDFSRVGRFHAAHSADSYEALARGAERLTKARGAEVEVVPRAEQRRELGTDAYHGGVVYPRDAGLHPAKYHLGLLAAARAAGARVIGHCAVTGLERTEGGYSVATEQGTVTAREVIVATNGYTGPVTPWLRRRVIPIGSYIIATEELPAELMDRLFPTDRVISDTRKVVYYYRPSPDRRRVLFGGRVSASETDPAISGPRLHEDMCALFPELRDTRISHSWLGHVAYTFDELMHVGQRDGVHYAMGYCGTGVSMASYLGMRMGQKVLGAPEGRTAFDDLPFPTRPFYTGNPWFLPPMVAWYRWRDRMQQNRKA is encoded by the coding sequence ATGAACGCCGAGACCCCTCCCCGATCCATCTGGCTGCCGGACTGGTCGGGCGCGCCCTACTGGCACGAGGACGCGCCACCCGAAGAGGCGACGACCGCCTCGCCTCCCGCATCCGTCGACGTGCTCATCGTCGGGTCGGGCTATACCGGGCTCAACGCCGCGATCGAAACGGCGGGCGGCGGGCGCGACACGCTGGTGCTCGACAAGGACGCGCCGGGGTTCGGATGCAGCACCCGCAACGGCGGCCAGATCGGTCACAGCATCAAGCCCGATCTCGAGACGCTCACCCGCCGCCACGGCGCCGCCCGCGCCGACGCGATCATGGGCGAAAGCCGCACCGCGCTCGACTGGATCGAGGAGCGGATCGACACGCTCGGCATCGATTGCGACTTCAGCCGCGTTGGCCGATTCCACGCCGCCCACTCCGCCGACAGCTACGAGGCTCTCGCTCGCGGCGCCGAACGCCTCACCAAGGCCCGCGGTGCCGAGGTCGAAGTCGTCCCGCGCGCCGAGCAGCGCCGCGAACTGGGCACCGACGCCTATCACGGCGGCGTGGTCTATCCGCGCGACGCGGGCCTCCACCCCGCGAAATACCATCTCGGCCTTCTTGCCGCCGCGCGCGCCGCAGGCGCCCGGGTGATCGGCCATTGCGCCGTCACGGGCCTTGAACGCACCGAAGGCGGCTACTCGGTCGCCACCGAACAAGGCACCGTCACGGCACGCGAGGTCATCGTCGCGACGAACGGCTATACCGGCCCGGTGACGCCCTGGCTGCGGCGGCGGGTCATTCCGATCGGCTCCTACATCATCGCGACCGAGGAGCTGCCGGCGGAACTCATGGACCGCCTTTTCCCCACCGACCGCGTGATCAGCGACACGCGCAAGGTCGTCTACTACTACCGCCCCTCGCCCGACCGCCGGCGCGTCCTGTTCGGCGGACGCGTCTCGGCATCCGAGACCGACCCCGCCATCAGCGGCCCACGCCTGCACGAGGACATGTGCGCGCTCTTCCCCGAACTGCGCGATACGCGCATCTCGCACTCGTGGCTGGGGCATGTTGCCTATACGTTCGACGAGCTGATGCATGTGGGTCAACGTGACGGCGTTCACTACGCGATGGGCTATTGCGGGACCGGCGTGTCGATGGCCTCCTACCTCGGGATGCGCATGGGCCAGAAAGTGCTGGGCGCGCCCGAAGGCCGCACCGCCTTCGACGACCTGCCTTTCCCCACGCGGCCCTTCTATACCGGCAACCCGTGGTTTCTTCCGCCCATGGTGGCGTGGTATCGCTGGCGCGACCGGATGCAACAGAACCGCAAGGCGTAA
- a CDS encoding rhodanese-like domain-containing protein: protein MPDLKMTAAEMVADARTRIEEIDTDTLLARLGDPDLVIVDIRDVRERARTGFIPGSVHAPRGMLEFWVDPDSPYHREVFAQEGKRYVLHCASGWRSALAADTLRMMGFEVSHLRDGFTDWVARGGPVEMPKDG from the coding sequence ATGCCGGATCTGAAGATGACCGCCGCCGAGATGGTCGCCGACGCCCGCACCCGGATCGAGGAAATCGACACCGACACGCTTCTCGCCCGGCTCGGTGATCCCGACCTCGTCATCGTCGATATCCGCGACGTTCGCGAAAGGGCGCGGACGGGCTTCATCCCCGGCAGCGTCCACGCGCCGCGCGGGATGCTGGAATTCTGGGTCGACCCCGACAGCCCCTACCACCGTGAGGTCTTCGCACAGGAAGGCAAACGCTACGTCCTCCACTGCGCCTCCGGCTGGCGCTCGGCGCTGGCGGCCGATACGCTGCGCATGATGGGCTTCGAGGTGTCGCACCTGCGCGACGGGTTCACCGACTGGGTCGCCCGGGGCGGGCCGGTCGAGATGCCGAAGGACGGCTGA
- a CDS encoding FAD-binding oxidoreductase translates to MAPDMPISLWQETAQENEIAPEEIRDGVVDLAVVGGGYTGLSTALHAAEAGLEVQVIEAEEVGHGGSGRNVGLVNAAAWLPPAKVRAILGDTYGPRFVERFSAAPDYVFSLIERHQIRCSPTRNGTIHAAHAPRGLRDLEGRHAEWQRLGAPVDLLDRDEVARLTGSRTFHGGLLDHRAGTVQPMGYARGLARAARGAGARIATGLRATGLHREAGLWHVTTEGGTVRARHVVLGTNAYTDELWPGLSQCLTRIPFLQVATEPLGARAADILPAGQGLWDTGTIMFSLRRDAEGRMIIGSMGEVVGSSRAGLSRRWAKRKLARLFPDLGEVAFETAWHGQIAMTPDHLPRILRLDEGLYAPIGYNGRGITTGTVFGQAMAELLTGADEESLPLPVTEPERDRLAPVMTPLYRAAFVANQVWKSI, encoded by the coding sequence ATGGCCCCGGACATGCCGATTTCGCTTTGGCAGGAGACCGCGCAGGAAAACGAGATCGCGCCCGAGGAGATCCGCGATGGGGTCGTGGATCTCGCGGTCGTGGGCGGGGGATACACGGGCCTTTCGACCGCCCTTCACGCCGCCGAGGCAGGGCTGGAGGTTCAGGTCATCGAGGCCGAGGAGGTGGGCCATGGCGGGTCCGGCCGGAACGTGGGGCTCGTCAATGCCGCCGCTTGGTTGCCGCCCGCCAAGGTGCGCGCGATCCTGGGCGATACCTACGGGCCGCGTTTCGTGGAGCGGTTCAGCGCGGCGCCCGATTACGTGTTCTCGCTGATCGAGCGCCACCAGATCCGGTGCAGCCCGACCCGGAACGGCACGATCCACGCGGCCCATGCGCCGCGCGGGTTGCGCGACCTCGAGGGACGCCATGCCGAATGGCAGCGCCTCGGGGCGCCGGTCGATCTTCTGGACCGCGACGAGGTGGCGCGGCTCACCGGATCGCGGACGTTTCACGGGGGGCTTCTGGATCATCGGGCGGGCACGGTTCAGCCCATGGGCTATGCCCGCGGCCTCGCGCGGGCCGCGCGGGGGGCGGGCGCGCGGATCGCCACCGGCCTGCGCGCCACGGGTCTGCACCGCGAGGCGGGGCTGTGGCACGTGACGACGGAAGGCGGCACGGTTCGTGCGCGCCATGTCGTGCTGGGGACGAACGCCTATACCGATGAGCTTTGGCCCGGCCTGTCGCAATGCCTGACGCGGATCCCGTTCCTTCAGGTCGCGACCGAGCCGCTGGGCGCACGCGCTGCCGATATCCTGCCGGCCGGGCAGGGGCTTTGGGATACGGGCACGATCATGTTCTCGCTGCGCCGCGATGCCGAAGGACGGATGATCATCGGCTCGATGGGCGAGGTCGTCGGATCGTCGCGGGCCGGGCTCTCGCGCCGATGGGCGAAGCGCAAGCTGGCACGGCTCTTCCCCGACCTGGGCGAGGTGGCGTTCGAGACCGCGTGGCACGGCCAGATCGCGATGACGCCCGATCACCTGCCGCGCATCCTGCGGCTGGACGAAGGGCTTTATGCGCCGATCGGATATAACGGACGCGGCATCACCACGGGGACCGTCTTCGGGCAGGCGATGGCGGAACTGCTGACCGGCGCCGACGAGGAGAGCCTGCCGCTTCCCGTCACCGAGCCCGAGCGCGACAGGCTCGCGCCCGTGATGACGCCGCTCTACCGCGCGGCGTTCGTGGCCAACCAGGTCTGGAAAAGCATCTAG
- a CDS encoding DUF805 domain-containing protein — translation MGFKEAVRTVLKEKYATFQGRAPRSEFWWFMLFVTLVGIVLIGLAFAFGGGRMMEGGEPSALSMIFFGLYGIFYLAVLIPSIAVSVRRLHDRNMSGWWYLGMIVASFIPFVGFIASIAFLVIMCLKGTDGENKYGPDPLRGAANAEVFS, via the coding sequence ATGGGATTTAAGGAAGCGGTTCGTACCGTATTGAAAGAGAAATACGCGACATTCCAGGGGCGCGCGCCCAGATCGGAATTCTGGTGGTTCATGCTCTTCGTGACGCTGGTCGGCATCGTGCTGATCGGCCTCGCCTTCGCGTTCGGCGGTGGCCGGATGATGGAAGGCGGCGAGCCGTCGGCACTCTCGATGATCTTCTTCGGGCTCTACGGCATCTTCTACCTCGCCGTCCTGATCCCCAGCATCGCGGTATCGGTGCGCCGGCTGCATGACCGCAACATGTCGGGCTGGTGGTATCTCGGCATGATCGTGGCAAGTTTCATTCCCTTCGTGGGGTTCATCGCCTCGATCGCGTTCCTCGTGATCATGTGCCTCAAGGGGACGGATGGCGAGAACAAGTATGGTCCCGACCCGCTGCGCGGCGCGGCCAACGCCGAAGTTTTCTCGTAA
- a CDS encoding DUF4129 domain-containing protein, translating to MAPPRDGAEDYLSAARDSRVETELRYADRIDPDLLTDENPEIEPAAPPRSAPSLRIEGGFGVFLMIALVTILLFLWLRFGGSGALLSATPRESDGAQEAPEAWKIGSDETAMDGRSLLDRIRAMPDRREALVHLLRHALLAAGDEAQVRFARSDTEREAFARLPEGWRHRDLLRLLLRAAELAHYGGRPVSEEAFENALQQGAAILGPRRGGAAHG from the coding sequence GTGGCGCCACCCCGCGACGGGGCAGAAGATTACCTCTCGGCCGCCCGTGACAGCCGGGTCGAGACGGAGCTGCGCTATGCCGACCGGATCGACCCCGATCTCCTGACCGACGAGAACCCCGAGATCGAACCCGCCGCGCCGCCGCGCTCTGCCCCCAGCCTTCGCATCGAGGGCGGTTTCGGCGTGTTCCTGATGATCGCGCTCGTGACGATCCTGCTTTTCCTCTGGCTCCGCTTCGGCGGCTCCGGCGCACTTCTCTCGGCCACGCCCAGGGAAAGCGACGGCGCACAGGAAGCGCCCGAGGCGTGGAAGATCGGCTCGGACGAGACCGCGATGGACGGCCGCAGCCTGCTTGACCGGATCCGCGCGATGCCGGACCGGCGCGAGGCGCTCGTCCACCTTCTTCGCCACGCGCTTCTCGCCGCCGGTGACGAGGCCCAGGTGCGCTTCGCGCGCTCCGACACCGAGCGCGAGGCCTTCGCCCGCCTCCCCGAGGGATGGCGCCACCGGGACCTCCTGCGCCTGCTGCTGCGGGCAGCCGAACTCGCGCATTACGGCGGGCGGCCGGTCTCCGAGGAGGCCTTCGAGAACGCCCTGCAACAGGGTGCGGCCATTCTCGGGCCACGGCGCGGAGGCGCGGCGCATGGGTGA
- a CDS encoding DUF805 domain-containing protein, with protein MGFKEALDTCLRRKYATFQGRAARSEYWVFYLFQVAGIALFGSLAYYTFYANPSTLVLDFGNWPVLTWLTLAPLVLFILATLLPAISVTVRRLHDRNLSGWWYLVYIITGAIPFIERIAVLVFFFVTVMKGTEGENKYGPDPLAGPNTADVFA; from the coding sequence ATGGGATTCAAGGAAGCGCTCGACACCTGCCTGCGTCGGAAATACGCCACCTTCCAGGGCCGCGCGGCGCGGTCGGAATACTGGGTCTTCTACCTCTTTCAGGTCGCCGGCATCGCGCTTTTCGGCAGCCTCGCCTATTACACCTTCTATGCCAACCCATCGACACTCGTCCTCGATTTCGGGAACTGGCCGGTGCTCACCTGGCTGACGCTGGCGCCGCTCGTCCTTTTCATCCTCGCCACGCTGCTTCCGGCGATTTCCGTGACCGTGCGGCGGCTGCATGACCGCAATCTCTCGGGGTGGTGGTATCTGGTCTACATCATCACCGGCGCGATCCCGTTCATCGAGCGGATCGCGGTTCTGGTCTTCTTCTTCGTCACCGTCATGAAGGGCACCGAGGGCGAGAACAAGTATGGCCCCGACCCGCTTGCCGGGCCGAACACGGCGGATGTCTTCGCGTAA
- a CDS encoding aspartate aminotransferase family protein: MLRNDQLEQWDREAFFHPSTHLAQHARGESPARVIRTASGSHIEDRDGTKFLDAFAGLYCVNVGYGREEIADAIAAQARELAYYHSYVGHGTEASITLAKMILDRAPKGMSKVYFGLGGSDANETNVKLVWYYNNILGRPEKKKIISRWRGYHGSGLVTGSLTGLELFHKKFDLPVEQVIHTEAPYYFRRDDLDQTEEEFVAHCVNELEALIEREGADTIGAFIGEPVLGTGGIVPPPEGYWAAIQSVLKKHDILLIVDEVVTGFGRLGTMMGSDHYGIAPDIITIAKGLTSAYAPLSGSIVGDKVWKVLEQGTDDNGPIGHGWTYSAHPIGAAAGVANLRLIDELNLVANAGEVGTYLNTEMQRALGDHAHVGDVRGEGMLAAVEFVKDKGDRVFFDPAQKIGPQIAAKLLEQDQVIARAMPQGDILGFAPPFCLTKDEADRVVAATVRAVEAVLG; the protein is encoded by the coding sequence ATGCTCAGGAACGATCAACTGGAACAATGGGACCGCGAGGCGTTCTTTCACCCCTCGACACACCTGGCCCAGCACGCCCGTGGCGAAAGCCCCGCGAGGGTGATCCGCACCGCGAGCGGGTCGCATATCGAGGATCGCGACGGCACGAAATTCCTTGACGCCTTTGCCGGTCTCTATTGCGTCAACGTGGGCTATGGCCGCGAGGAGATCGCCGATGCCATCGCGGCGCAGGCGCGCGAGCTGGCCTATTACCACTCCTATGTGGGACATGGCACGGAGGCGTCGATCACGCTTGCGAAAATGATCCTCGACCGCGCGCCCAAGGGCATGTCGAAGGTCTATTTCGGCCTTGGCGGCTCGGACGCGAACGAGACGAATGTCAAGCTGGTCTGGTATTACAACAACATCCTCGGCCGGCCGGAGAAGAAGAAGATCATCTCGCGCTGGCGCGGCTATCACGGATCGGGACTCGTGACCGGGTCGCTGACGGGACTGGAGCTTTTCCACAAGAAATTCGACCTGCCGGTCGAACAGGTGATCCACACCGAGGCGCCCTATTACTTCCGCCGTGACGATCTCGACCAGACCGAGGAGGAGTTCGTGGCGCATTGCGTGAACGAACTCGAGGCGCTGATCGAGCGCGAAGGTGCCGACACCATCGGCGCCTTCATCGGCGAGCCGGTGCTGGGCACCGGGGGTATCGTGCCGCCGCCCGAGGGTTACTGGGCCGCGATCCAGTCGGTCCTCAAGAAACACGATATCCTGCTCATCGTCGACGAGGTCGTCACCGGTTTCGGACGACTGGGCACGATGATGGGGTCGGATCACTACGGCATCGCGCCCGACATCATCACCATCGCCAAGGGTCTCACCTCGGCCTATGCGCCGCTTTCGGGGTCGATCGTGGGCGACAAGGTCTGGAAGGTGCTGGAACAGGGCACGGACGATAACGGGCCCATCGGCCACGGCTGGACCTATTCGGCGCATCCCATCGGGGCGGCGGCGGGCGTGGCGAACCTCAGGCTCATCGACGAATTGAATCTCGTCGCGAACGCGGGCGAGGTGGGCACCTATCTCAACACCGAGATGCAGCGCGCGCTTGGCGATCATGCCCATGTGGGAGACGTTCGCGGGGAGGGGATGCTGGCCGCCGTCGAGTTCGTGAAGGACAAGGGCGACCGCGTGTTCTTCGATCCCGCGCAGAAGATCGGGCCGCAGATCGCCGCGAAGCTGCTCGAGCAGGACCAGGTGATCGCGCGGGCCATGCCACAGGGGGACATCCTGGGCTTCGCGCCGCCCTTCTGCCTGACGAAGGACGAGGCGGACCGCGTGGTCGCCGCAACGGTGCGCGCGGTCGAGGCCGTTCTGGGCTGA
- a CDS encoding mandelate racemase/muconate lactonizing enzyme family protein, with translation MKLTRIETFTNEFVGFVRVTTEDGARGWGQVSTYHSDITCQVLHRQVAPWVLGQDTDDLDNLLDIVTEREHKFPGSYLRRAMGGLDTAVWDMRGKQAGKPVVELLGGTPGPLRAYASSMKRDITPEQEVARMQRLRDAHGFDAFKVRAGAEVGRDRDEWPGRTEEIIPAMRKGMGDDAALLIDANSCYSPPRAIEVGRMLEDNGFSHFEEPCPYWELEQTKEVTDALSIDVTGGEQDCDLPTWRRMIDMRAVDIVQPDILYLGGICRTLRVARMAEAAGLPVTPHCANLSLVTLFTMHLLRALPNAGKYLEFSIEGADYYPWQQGLFTHDPYVIEDGQARVSDAPGWGIEVAPDWLSRAHYQASAL, from the coding sequence ATGAAACTCACCAGGATCGAGACGTTCACCAACGAGTTCGTGGGCTTCGTGCGCGTCACGACCGAGGATGGCGCGCGCGGTTGGGGGCAGGTTTCGACCTATCACTCCGACATCACCTGCCAGGTCCTCCACCGGCAGGTGGCGCCCTGGGTGCTGGGCCAGGACACCGATGATCTCGACAACCTTCTGGATATCGTGACCGAACGCGAGCACAAGTTCCCGGGCTCCTATCTACGACGCGCCATGGGCGGGCTCGACACCGCCGTCTGGGACATGCGCGGCAAGCAGGCGGGCAAGCCGGTGGTCGAGCTGCTGGGTGGCACGCCCGGTCCGCTGCGCGCCTATGCCTCCTCGATGAAGCGCGACATCACCCCCGAGCAGGAGGTCGCGCGCATGCAGCGGCTGCGCGACGCGCATGGCTTCGACGCCTTCAAGGTGCGCGCGGGCGCCGAGGTCGGCCGCGACCGCGACGAATGGCCCGGCCGCACCGAGGAGATCATCCCCGCCATGCGCAAGGGCATGGGCGACGACGCCGCGCTCCTCATCGACGCCAACAGCTGCTATTCGCCCCCGCGTGCCATCGAGGTCGGCCGGATGCTCGAGGACAACGGCTTCTCGCATTTCGAGGAACCCTGCCCCTACTGGGAACTCGAGCAGACCAAGGAAGTGACCGATGCGCTCTCGATCGACGTGACGGGCGGCGAGCAGGATTGCGACCTGCCCACATGGCGGCGGATGATCGACATGCGCGCGGTGGACATCGTGCAGCCCGACATCCTCTACCTGGGCGGCATCTGCCGCACCCTGCGCGTGGCCCGCATGGCCGAGGCGGCGGGTCTCCCGGTAACGCCCCACTGTGCCAACCTGTCTCTGGTGACGCTCTTCACCATGCATCTCCTGCGGGCGCTGCCGAATGCGGGGAAATACCTGGAGTTCTCCATCGAGGGCGCCGATTACTACCCGTGGCAACAGGGCCTTTTCACCCACGATCCCTACGTCATCGAGGACGGGCAGGCCCGCGTTTCGGACGCACCGGGCTGGGGAATCGAGGTCGCGCCCGACTGGCTCTCGCGGGCGCATTACCAGGCAAGCGCACTCTGA
- a CDS encoding DUF58 domain-containing protein translates to MRPSRRLIACVLALAAMTVILMVVMREASGALMLIWGGLLLAALVDLALSVSSRSLTLEASLPEHGFNGMTAPLTGAVSRSGGALPSPVEMRLTLDAGLSADETITLAPGAGDTTVPFEIPLGMSRRGAQTLRTIALRYMSRFGLFEILPRWNVDLTITVLPDIQPVLSGDIQTQLLPLMDGLKVTTLRGEGSEFHQLRDFTPGMDPRSIDWKRSARMNTLVARETRAERNHQIMICIDHGHLMAQRVGTLSKLDHAINAALAMTWAGVLGGDNVGFYTFGARPGQMIAPRGGRTAFARIRATCAELEESLSETNHTLAMTHLNGALSRRSLVIVFSDFVDTTTAELLIENMAVMTRQHLVLYVAMRDRAIEDLARPDTLSMDAISRAISATHIRQERAQVLDRLRRLGVLCLDTDPETLTPDLVSRYMDIKLQGLI, encoded by the coding sequence ATGCGGCCGTCGCGTCGCCTCATTGCCTGCGTTCTCGCGCTCGCGGCGATGACCGTCATCCTCATGGTGGTCATGCGCGAGGCAAGCGGCGCGCTCATGCTGATCTGGGGTGGGCTGTTGCTGGCCGCCCTCGTCGATCTCGCCCTTTCCGTCTCGAGCCGGAGCCTCACCCTCGAGGCGAGCCTGCCCGAACACGGGTTCAACGGCATGACGGCCCCGCTCACGGGCGCGGTGTCGCGCTCGGGCGGCGCGCTTCCGTCGCCCGTCGAGATGCGCCTCACCCTTGATGCCGGTCTCTCGGCGGACGAGACGATCACGCTCGCCCCCGGCGCCGGCGACACGACCGTTCCCTTCGAAATCCCCCTCGGGATGAGCCGGCGCGGCGCACAGACGCTCCGCACGATCGCGCTGCGCTACATGTCCCGCTTCGGCCTTTTCGAGATCCTGCCGCGCTGGAACGTGGACCTGACCATCACCGTTCTGCCCGACATCCAGCCGGTCCTCTCGGGCGACATACAGACCCAGCTTCTGCCGCTCATGGACGGGCTCAAGGTCACGACCCTGCGCGGAGAAGGTTCGGAATTCCATCAGTTGCGCGACTTCACCCCCGGCATGGACCCCCGCTCGATCGACTGGAAACGCTCGGCACGGATGAACACGCTCGTCGCGCGCGAGACCCGGGCGGAACGCAACCACCAGATCATGATCTGCATCGACCACGGGCACCTCATGGCACAACGTGTGGGCACCCTGTCGAAGCTCGATCACGCGATCAACGCGGCGCTGGCGATGACCTGGGCGGGGGTGCTCGGCGGCGACAACGTGGGGTTCTACACCTTCGGTGCGCGCCCCGGCCAGATGATCGCGCCACGCGGTGGCCGCACCGCCTTCGCGCGCATCCGCGCCACCTGCGCCGAGCTCGAGGAGAGCCTCTCCGAAACAAACCACACGCTCGCCATGACGCATCTGAACGGTGCGCTCTCGCGGCGCTCGCTCGTGATCGTCTTCTCGGATTTCGTCGACACCACCACCGCCGAGCTGCTGATCGAGAACATGGCGGTGATGACGCGCCAGCACCTCGTCCTCTACGTCGCGATGCGCGACCGTGCCATCGAGGATCTCGCCCGGCCCGACACGCTCAGCATGGACGCGATCTCGCGCGCGATCTCGGCCACGCATATCCGGCAGGAGCGCGCGCAGGTACTCGACCGGCTGCGGCGCCTCGGCGTTCTCTGTCTCGACACCGACCCCGAAACGCTCACGCCCGACCTCGTGTCGCGCTACATGGACATCAAGCTTCAGGGACTCATATGA
- a CDS encoding MoxR family ATPase translates to MDLSEFQQTADAIRDEVGRVVQGQREVVDFLLTSIFARGHCLLEGPPGTAKTLLARCLAQVISLDFGRVQFTPDLMPGDVLGVNLYDFQSGSFRLTKGPVFTDILLADEINRAPPKTQSALLQAMNEREVTIDGTNYPLGGEFFVIATQNPIEQHGTYPLPEAQLDRFLFKLLVDFPDREAEISILARNATLPVETDKGRTDLRQVLTRETLQAGRALVDSIRLDETILTYIVDLVRATRSDAEILHGASTRAADALAGAVRARAALDGRDYAIPDDVQALITPVLRHRIVLGPTAEIEGRSPDDVLATIVNRLDAPR, encoded by the coding sequence ATGGATCTCTCAGAATTTCAACAAACCGCTGACGCCATCCGAGACGAGGTGGGCCGCGTCGTGCAGGGCCAGCGCGAGGTCGTGGACTTCCTGCTGACCTCGATCTTCGCGCGCGGCCACTGCCTTCTCGAAGGCCCGCCCGGCACCGCCAAGACCCTCCTCGCGCGCTGTCTCGCGCAGGTCATCTCGCTCGATTTCGGCCGGGTGCAGTTCACGCCCGACCTGATGCCGGGCGACGTGCTGGGCGTGAACCTCTACGATTTCCAGTCGGGCAGCTTCCGCCTGACCAAGGGGCCGGTCTTCACCGACATCCTGCTCGCGGACGAGATCAACCGCGCCCCGCCCAAGACGCAGTCGGCGCTCCTCCAGGCGATGAACGAACGCGAAGTCACGATCGACGGCACCAACTATCCGCTGGGCGGCGAATTTTTCGTGATCGCCACCCAGAACCCCATCGAACAGCACGGCACCTACCCGCTCCCCGAGGCACAGCTCGACCGCTTCCTCTTCAAGCTGCTGGTCGATTTCCCCGACCGCGAGGCCGAGATCTCGATCCTTGCGCGCAATGCCACGCTTCCGGTCGAAACCGACAAGGGCCGCACCGACCTGCGCCAGGTCCTCACCCGCGAGACGCTCCAGGCGGGGCGCGCGCTCGTCGATTCGATCCGCCTCGACGAGACGATCCTCACCTATATCGTGGACCTGGTCCGCGCCACGCGCAGCGATGCCGAGATCCTGCACGGCGCCTCGACCCGCGCCGCCGACGCGCTGGCCGGTGCCGTGCGGGCACGCGCCGCGCTCGACGGTCGCGACTACGCCATCCCCGACGACGTGCAGGCGCTCATCACGCCGGTCCTGCGCCACCGGATCGTCCTCGGACCCACCGCCGAGATCGAGGGCCGCAGCCCCGACGACGTGCTCGCCACCATCGTGAACCGGCTGGACGCCCCGCGCTGA